GCCGGCCTCGAGGTGCTGCGCGGTCTGCTGCTCGCGGGGATCTCTCGCGCCCGCGACCGCGTGGTGCGCCGGGCTGCGGCCCAGGAGCGCGATCTCGAGAAGGCCGAGCAGTTCGAGCAGTGGCGACAGTACGGCGATCTGCTGACGGCCAACATGTACCGCGTCCCTCACCGAGCCACCGAGATCACGCTCGAAGACTACATGCACGACGGCGCCCTGGTGCGCATTCCTCTCGATCCGGACAAGTCGGCGTCAGAGAACGCCCAGGCCTACTACGAGCGCTATCGCAAGAGCAAGCGCGGCGTCGACGCGATCGCAGATGTCATCACGCGCTCGCAGCACGACATCGCCTATCTCGACAGTCTCGCGTCGTCGGTCGAGACCGCGGTGGAACGCGACGAGCTGCGTGAGATCGAGGCCCAGATGATGGCCGAGGGGCTTCTCAGCGGAACCCCTCGCAAGCGCCCGCGAAGCCTCGCCGCGAAGCCACGGCGGTACGAGAAGGGGGGCTACGACATCCTGGTCGGGCGCAATCCGCGCCAGAACGAGCTGCTCACCCTCCGGATGGCGCGCCCAGAAGACTGGTGGCTGCACGCGCGTCAGATCCCGGGCGCCCACGTGGTCATTCGTGGAAAGGGCGGGGAGGCCGTGCCACCGGACGACGTCATCCGCGCCGCCGCCCGGCTGGCCGCGGGATTCAGTCGAGCGGCCTCGGCAGGACGGGTGGCGGTCGACTACACCCGCGTCAAGCACGTGAAGAAGCCCCCCGGAACGCCGGCAGGGTATGTCACCTACAGCCGTGAGCAGACGGTCGACGTGGCGCCGGGCATCGACCTGGAGGAGGCTGCGCAGTGAGAGCCTGGAAGATCTGGCGCGCGGTATCGCGGGCCAGTCACCTTGTCGCAAAGGGAGATCTCGACGGCGCGCTCGAGTGGTCGAAGCGCGCCGTGTCGCTTGCGCCGGAGAACGCGCTCAGCCATCTCCAGCTCGCGCTCACGCACCTCGAGCGGGGAGAGCCGGAGGCTGCGCTGGCCGAGCTTTCGGTTCCGCACGATGCGGCCAATCCGGCGTGGCCGGTCTTCGAGGGGCTCGCGCGGGCCGATGCCGGCGACCTCGAGGGCGCGCGGCGGCTGTTCGACGAGGCGCTGCGACAGGCACCACAGAACCGCCTGGCGCGAGGCTTTCAGGCGGTCGTCATGATGCGGCAGGGGCGTCCGGCCGAGGCGCTGGCCGAGCTCGAGGCAAGCGGTGTGGAGGCGTCTCATCGCCTGCTCGGTCGCCTCCTCGTGGAGGTCGAGCGCACGCTTGCGGGCCTTGGCGCGTCAGAGGGCAGCCGTCTGCGTGAGACGTCGCTCTCGCCGGTTTCGCGCGATGGTGATGCCCCCCCTGTCGAAGATGCTCCCGAGGGGACGAACCTCCCCTGGGGAGAGCGCATCGCGCGCAACGGCCTGCTCGATCGCCTTGTGGGGGGAATTGTCGATCCGCTCTTCGCCCAGCTCTTCGTGAGCCGTGCCGAGAAGGCGCTGTACGCCCAGCGCTCGGAGGCGGCGATCGTCGATGCACGGGAGGCGGTGCGCAGATGCCCTGAGGTGCCCCGCGGGTTCTGCGTTCTGGGGCTCGCCTATCTGCAGGAGAAGCAGCCGCGCGCCGCTCTTGCCTGTCTGCGCGAGGCGGCGCGTCGGGATGGCGAGACACCCGATGTGCTGTACGCCCTCGGCTGCTGCCATCACGAGATGGGCGAGCTCGACGAGGCGCGTCGATGCCTCACGCGCATGCTCGAAGGCTTTGCCAAGGACGCGGCGGCACACTACACGCTGGGGCAGATCGACCTCGAGGAGGGAGACGCGCTCGCGGCGCGCCGACGCTTCGAGTATGCCGCCTTCCTCGATTTCCTTCTCGTGCGCGAGCGCCTGCGAAGGCTCTCCGCTGTTCTCGCCGAGCGCGACGCCGCGGTGTGTGCGCAGCCTTAGCGTGCCGTGGTGGCGCGCAGCACGCCCGCCCGAGCGCTCTTCACCGTGACGCCGATCTCTCCGGCGCCGCGCACGAGCCACTCGATCTTCTGGCGATGTCGCTCGGTCGTTCCCCTGTAGTACGTGGTGTCGGCGTAGCCTGCGTTCACCACATTGGAGATGCCGTCGAGATGGTCGACCTCTACGCGCCGCTCGCCCATGACGAGCTCGACGCCGCTCGGCAGCGAGAGCTCGACCTCGATGGGGCGGCTGATGCGGCGCTTGCGGGCGATCTCGGTCACGTTCGTGGGAAGGTAGCCTTCATTGGCCACGGCCAGCGTGATCTTTCGCAGCACCGGCTTGCGTGACAGCACCTCCTCGTCGAATCGCTCGAGCACGAGGCGTGGCGACGCCAGTGCGTGGGCCATGGAGAAGCGGGTGAGCTGATCGCAGATCTCAGGCAGGAAGCGCGGCGGCGGATTCGACCACGAGAACAGGGTCTGCCACCCTCCGATCTCGACGGGACCGAGCTGGGGGTGCTCGAAGGGCGTCCAGTCGACGAAGGCGTCGATCTTCTCTCTGTCGTGCCAGGCGAAGATGGCAAGCATGTCTTCGGTGGTGCGCTCGCAGAGGAACTTCATGGGGTCTTTCACATCGAGGCCTGCAGCCTTGCCGATGGACCAGATCTCGGTGGTGAACGCGAAAACGCCGAGATGTTCGTAGCACATGTCGTCGAAGCCCCCGCGGATGAAGTCCTTGGGGTGATCGCGGAAGTCATGGTACACCGACATGCACGGGTATCCTGTGAAGGCCGTGCCGCGCGCGCCCAGGGCCTTGTAGGTGTCGAGATCGCCCACCGGCATGTCCTCGTCGGGCTTCATCGAGAACGGGCGCAGGATGACGGCGCTGTAGGTGTGATACGTGTTGACGCCGCAGATGTTCGGGTGCGCGTGGAGGAAATCGACCACCGCGCGGGTCTCCGGCTCGGAGAGGGGATAGTTCCCCGCTCCGCCCTGATCGAATTCCGGCACCCAGTTGTAGGGGTAGTTGCGGTTGAAGTCCATGCGGTAGGGGCTTGGCTTCACCTCGACGCGGAACTGATCCCAGTCCTCGATCATGCCTTCGCGGAAGATGCGGTAGAACTCGCCTTCGTGGTCGTCTGGGGCGCGCTTCACCAGCAGCCGGCGATCGGTGTCGCAGACCTTCCACTCGCCGCGACGATCGCGCACGCGCATCTGCAGGATGCGACCGTCGCCGTTCACGTCGCAGGGGCGCAGCCCTTCCCAGCGCTCTTCGAACGGGTAGGGGCGGTTGACCGATCGCAGGTAGTCTCCGGTCTCGAGGCAGTACTCGGCGCCATCGGGAGACAGCCGCGGCAGGATGTAGACCGTGCGGGTGTCGAGGAGGCGTGTCACGTCCGGATCGACGTTGAAGCCCTGGGTGAAGTGATGCAGCGCGTACAGGCAGGCGGCCGACCCGGCGAGCTCGGTGGCGTGGGTGTTGCCGTCCATCCAGTAGGCGGGCTTCTCATCGGCCGGGCCGGTGGCGGTGTTGGTCACCTCGGCGAGCCACAGGTCTCGCCCGTGGGGCGAGCGTCCGATGGAGTGCACCTTGACGAGATGCGGATAGGCCTCGGCCACGGCGTGCATGTACGCCGTCAGAGCCTCGTACTTGTAGTATCGACTGGGGTCGTACGCAACGCCCCGGGGTTTTCGTGTCGCCATAGGGCCGTTCGGTTCCCCTCACGCCCGCGGTTTCCTCCCGCGCGGGTGAGGCGCAGAGGAGGCGCGGTGCGCGGAGAGGAACCTCCGCCCCCATGCTTCCTCCGGTTGATCCGCGCAGCGCGCACGTCGCGCGCCTCGAAGCCAGTCGCGCCACGCGTGAGGCCGCCTGGGCGCAGGTTCGCACCCTCGGCACGGCGCGCCTGGTGGTCTTTCTTGTCTTCGTGGCCTTGGCCTGGCTTGTCACCGAGCGCCACGCGCTCGCGGGGGCGTGGCTCTGGATTCCCTTCGCGGCCTTCATCGCGCTCGTGCTGCGTCATCGCGAGGTGCTGGCGCGTCACGAGCAGGCCCGTCGCGCGGTCTCGTTCCACGACGACGCGCTGCACCGGCTCGACGATGCGTGGATCGGGCGAGGCGTCGAGGGAACGCGGTTCATCGACCCGGCCCATCCCTACAGCGGCGACCTCGACCTCTTCGGCCCCGGCTCTCTCTTCGAGCTCTTGTGCGGGGCGCGCACGGCGGCGGGAGAGGCGTGTCTCGCCCGCTGGCTGTGCGCGCCGGCAGACCTCGACACGGTGCGTGAGCGCCAGCGCGCCGTCGATGAGCTTCGCGGGCGTCTCGCGCTTCGAGAGGCGCTCGCCACGGTGTGCGACGCCCGCGGCGTGATCGATGGCGAGCGGCTCACGCGCTGGGGAGACCGCGAGCTCACGCTCACCTCACCGGTGACCCGGATTGTCGCTGCCGTGCTCGGTGGCCTGTCTTTCGCCGCGCTCCTCGCGTGGGGGGCTGGCCTCGACGCGCGCCCCTTCCTCGCGCTTTTCGCTCTCGGTCAGCTCTTTGCGCTCTGGCCGCGCGAGGCCGTGTCTCAGGTGACGCGGGGCATCGACGGACCGCGACACGATCTCTCGCTCCTGGCAGACTTCCTGGCGTGCATCGAGGGCGAGCGCGTCGCGTCTCCCCTCCTGCAGTCGCTCTGGCAGCGCCTCGAGGGGCAGCCGTCGGTGCGTCTGCGGGCGTTGATCACACGCATGGAGTACGCCGAGGCCATGCGCAACATCTTCTTCGCCCCCTTCGGCGTGGTTCTGCTCTGGTCGACGCAGGTCGCGTGCGCCATCGAAGCCTGGCGCGCGCGTGACGGGGCGCGTGTGGGGGTGTGGGTCGAGGTGCTGGGCGAGATCGAGGCGCTGCTGTCTCTCGCTGCGCTCGCGTTCGAGAGCCCCGCCGATGTGTTTCCCGAACTGGAGAAGAGCGGCCCTGTGTTCGACGGTGCGGGACTGGCCCATCCTCTTCTTCCGCGGGCGCGGGCGGTGCCGAACGATGTGCGTCTCGACGGCGGTATGCAGCTGATGCTGGTGAGCGGATCGAACATGGCGGGAAAGAGCTCGCTGCTGCGCACCGTGGGGGTGAACACCGTGCTCGCGCTCGCAGGGGGAACGGTGCGTGCGACCTCGCTGCGCATCAGCCTGCTTGCCGTGGGGGCCTGCATGCGCATCCATGACAGCCTGCAGCAGGGGGTTTCGCATTTCTATGCCGAGATCACCCGGCTGCGCCACATCGTCGACCTCGCAGGCCAGCCCGGGCGTCCCCTGCTCTTCCTGCTCGACGAGATCCTGCACGGCACGAACTCCCACGATCGGCGCATCGGCGCGGAGGCCGTGGTGCGCTCGCTCATCGCGCGCGGCGCTCTGGGACTCGTCACCACCCACGATCTGGCCCTCACCGGAATCGTCGAGGCGCTCGCCCCGCGGGCGATCAACGTGCATCTCCAGGATGAGATGATCGATGGGGTGATGCGCTTCGATTACACGCTGCGCGCGGGGGTGGTGGAGCACAGCAACGCTGTGGCCCTCATGCGCGCGGTGGGGCTCGACGTCTGATCTCCTGTCGACGCCTGCGGCGCAGCGCTGACCAGGCGTGACCAAGACATCACGAACGCGATGAGCACCGGCACCATGAAGGTGAGTCGCTCGCTCGAGAGCACCGTCTCGGCGAGGTTCATGACGGCCAGGCCCACGAGGGCCCCACGCAGGCCGAGCAGCAGCGGGGCCTGGTCTTCTGCAACGCGCTCTCGCAAGCGGCGCGTTGCCGCGCCGATGCTGATCAGCAGCGCGACGAGGCAGGCTGTGCCGGGCAGCCCGAGATACACCGGGATCTGCATGTACAGGTTGTGGGGGTGCTCGTATTCGAAGGTCTCCCCTTCCAGCGCGCGTCCGGCGTAGAGGAACGTGCGTGAGGAGAAGCCCAGGCCCAGCCACGGGTGACGGGCCATGAGAGCGAGGTTGGTCTGATAGATCACGACCCTTCGCTGGTAGTTCTCCTCCGTGCGCAGATGCAGCAGGCTCGACACGCTGGCGCGCACCTGTGGCACCGCCAGCGCGGCCAGTGCCAGGCCGAGCGAGGCCACGACCATGGCGCGCCGCAGCCGAGCCGATGTGGCATTCAGCGCCCCGTGGGCCATCACGACCGCAAACGCGATGAACCCGATTCGGGAGTGCGCGATCATGAGGCCGATCGCCTGGAGCGCGAGCAAGAGCAGGTAGAGGGCTTGCCTGCCGGGACCGCTCGCGGCCTGCCCTTCCTCTTCTGCGCGTCGGCGGTCGCTGAAGAGCAGCCCGAGGGTGATGGGCATGGCCATCACCATGCGCATGGCGATGTGGGTGTGGTGCTCGTAGTTCGAGTCGACCTGATGAAGGTCGGTGAGCACGGTTGGAGCGGAGATGAGAACCTGCGCCGAGACCAGGGTCAGGGCCACGTCGAGGATGCGCAGCAGCGGAAGGCTGAAGACGTGAAAGCCCTGGTCGAGCAGATAGCGGGTGCTGCTGTATACGATGAGGGCAGGCAGGACGAGGCTGAAGATCTGTGCGGTGTCGTGACGCCGCACCGGCCAGGCCGGGTCTGGGTCGTTCCAGAGGGGCGATGCGATGGCGACGAGACAGAGCCAGACGAAGGGCTCGCGCAACCAGCCGGTGCGGCGCAGATCGATGTCGCGGGCCGCGATGCGCGTTGCGAGGTACGTCAGCAGCAGCAGCCGGAACACCCCGCTCGCGCTGCCCCCCAGGCTTACGTGTAGCCACGTGCCCAGGTTGATCTCGAGCTTGCCCCATCCGGCAACGCATAGAAGCGCGCCCAGAACCGTGAACAGCACGCGAGCGGTGGGGGGAGGGCTGCAGGAAGGCTCGTGCGCTTCGGTCGCCATGGGCCGTCAGATTCTTGGATGCGGCGTTGAACCCTCTTCGCGCAGCTCCGCCCCGAGAGGCTCGACGAATGTCAGGCTGCGCGGGCCAGCGCGAGGCCGGCGCGAGCTCCCAGGGTGCTTCCGCCCTGGAGTCCGGTGAGCGAGCCGGCGATGAAGCCGATGGCGCCGCCCACGGGTCCGCCGACCGTGTAGCCCAGAACCGTGCCTCCGAGCGGACCGGCGATGCCGCCCACGAGACCGCCGATGGCGCCCCCCGTGGCGGCTGCCGTCGCCGCGCCGGCCGAGGCCACGCCGCGCTGACCTGCGACTTCGATGCCGCGGCGCGCACCGAGCGCGCCGAGCGCGGCGGGCCCGAGCAGGGGGCTGGCATAGGTGAGGGCCAGTCCCACGCCGGCGGCGAGCCCGAGGGCGCCGTGCACCGCGTTGAGCTTGTCCTTGCCCAGGTTGGTCAGCATCTCGGTGGCCCCGTCGGTGATGAGGAGCATGGAAGACAGGGTGGTGGCGACCTGCAGGGCCGAGCGCGTGACGGGGGCTGATGACGACCACTCCCCGATCTGCTTGCCGGCCTCCCGGAACGGGGTGTGGTCGACGAGACGCTCGAGGAAGGAGGGCTCGAGCGATTTCTTGATGACCTCGTGCCGCTTGGGATCCATCTCGCTGAGCGTCCGGTTCGACTCGAGCCCCGGCACCCGCTGGAGCTCCTTCGTGCTCTCGAAGTAGTGGGCGTGGGCTTCGGCAAAGTCTTCACGCGGACTTGTGCCGGCATAGTCGGTGAGGAACGGGGCTTGCCCGAAGGGCGCCTGGCGTGACAGCTCTCCGCGGGTCAGCATGCGGGTCAGCCCGCCGCCGAAGTCGTGGGCGTGACCCGCCTCGTGCAGCATGGTGTAGCGCAGCATGTCCGGGTTCACCGAGTCGGGAGAGACGCCTGGCGGGAGGTCGCCGCCGATGACCGAGTACGCGCACCCACCGCGAGACAAGGTGATGGCTTCCGTGGCGGGGCGGGTCACGCCTAGGATGACGCCGTTCCCGTCGTGGGGACCGATCCAGGGCACCATCTGCACCGACGAGATGGCGGAGACGTCCTTGAGCGGCAGGCGGCCCAGGGCCTCGTGGATGATGGCCTTCTCGGCGGCTGTTCCCGTGACGGCGGGGTAGAGGAACGAGGGCAGGGCCTGAAGTGACTGCAGGCCGCTGGAAAGCGTGGCCTCGACCCGCGAGGAGAGGGAGACCTGCGGCTTCGACGACGCATCACCCGAGACGCCCGACGTCTGAGGGACGAGGGGCAGCGGGCGCTGCGGAACCACGGGTCTGGGATGCGAGAAGGCGATGGCGGTCACGGGCATTCCTCCGATGCGCCCATTGTCCACCATCGCCCTCTGAGAATCCATTAAAAAGTTGTTAACCGCTGGCGTCTTCCCATCAACGACGCCGGCACGGTCACTGCGTGGGGGCGATCTCCCCCTTCTTTAGCTTTGAGACCGCCAGCTTGTGCCAGGTGGCGAGCAGGTCGCGCTGGACCTGCTCGGTGGGCGTGAGGTTCTTGCCCTCACGCAGTCGTGAGAGCTGCTTGTTGAACTTCTTGAGGTCGGCCGAGAACTCCGCGGAACGGCTGCGCGCGACCTTGTCTGCCTCATGGCGGAAGTCCTGGCGCATCAGGAAGACCATGCGCTGCAGCTTGTCTCCATCGGAGAGCGTGGGGTTCGAAGACTCGATCTGGGTCTTGTACTTCACGAGGAGCTCGGCCACGTCTCGGGTCAGTGCCGCGTTGATCTCCTTGGCCACGGCATCGACCGAGGTGAGCGCGGCTCGTTCGGCGTCGGTGCGCAGCGAGGGGATGCTCGAGATCAGGTCGCGGCGCAATCCTCGAACGGTCATGGGCGCTGATCGCTTCAGCTCGTCAGAGGCGTCCTGCACGAGTGACTGCTGGCTGTCGTGCAGGCCGAAGCGGGCCGTCGAGAGCAGGAACTCGGCATCGATGATGCCGATCCGGTTCACGGCCCAGGTCATGTAGAGCACGACGAACACGATCAGGCCGACCTTCATCTTGATGGAGCGATTCAGCCCGGCAAGCTCTTCGTCGAGGGCCTCTCGGACCTGAAGGTTGACGGCGAGGCAGACGTCGCGGGTTGCCGCTTCGTCACCGGATGACGGGGTCACGTTCTCCTGTGCCATGTCACTTCGCCTCCTTCACTTCGAGGTCGACAAGGGTGAGCAGGTCGTGCACGAGGCGCTTCGAGAGCGCGATGTCGTCATCTGGAAGCCCCTTCGTGTCGAACGCTGACAGCGTCTTCTGAAGAGAGATGATCTCGCCGATGTGTTCGACCATGATGGTGTTCGTCACGGCCATCAGGTCTTCTTCAACGTCCTTGCCAAAGGCGTCGACCGCTTTTGTCACGTCTTGCGGCGAGGCTTTCGGGAATGCCTGGCGCAGCGGCGTGCCCTCTCCCGTGAACGCGTCGAGGATGGCTTTGTGGAGCCGCGCCTCGCTGCCCTTCTGGATGCCCTCGATGAGCAGCCCGACCTGGGCCTCCACGACCTTTGACAGCTCCGGAATCGCGTCGACCGCCTCTTTCTGGAGCAGCTCGGAGTAGGTGGGGTACACCCGGGTCACGATCTGCACGGCACCGTTGGCAACGTCGGGCAGCATCTCGGGCACGTGCTTCTGCACGCTCTCCACGATGCGCTCCTTGCTGAAGTTGTCGCTGAGGGTGCGCAGGAACAGCAGGATGAATCCGAAGAGCACCACGGCCAGTCCGACGCTGAGCAGGGTGCTGATCTTGCCCAGTCGGGCGATCTCGCCCGACTGCTTGTCCTGGTACGCTTTGAGTTCTTCGAGTGTGGCTCGAACCGAGGGCGGGGAGTCAGCGGAAGACACGTGCAAGCCTCCTTCTAGCGATGTAGGGTGAAGGTCAGGTAGCCGCGATCGGACCCTTCCTTGTCCTCGACCAGGAAGAGGTCACCGGAGAGCGTGGTTGACGGGGGCACCGAGGGGGCGTCGTTGGCCATCGGATACGTGCTACCGTTGAACGCGAGCCGCACGTAGTGGGCTTTCTCGCCGCCTCCGCTCACCCGGCAGACGATGTCGCGCAGGCCGTGATGGCGGTCATTCGTCACCAGCCAGTCAGGGCGCATGCACGAGCTGTCGAGGAGGAGGCGGTACTTCGGGGCGCCATCGAAGATGAGCCCGCTGCACCCGCCGGTGCCACAGAAGTATGCGCCGCCGAGGAGCACGAGGGTCTGGGGCGGGCCGCTCTCCCGCAGGCGCACGGGGGCGTAGAGATACGAGACCACGGTCCCGTCGGGCGCGTTCACAGCGGTCGCGATGGCCTTCTCAAGGGCAGGGTCGCGGCGGGTGGGAGCGGGGGGCTGGCTCACCTTGCCCACGCGCACGCCTTGGAGCGGGGAGAGGTCGGCCCAGGTGGGCGCGGTCAGCAACAGCAGACAGACCATCAGAGCAATTTTGCGCACGTCCCACCTCCCCTGCCGTGGTTTCGCGTTGCGAGTGCGAATTCCCCCCCGGGTCCTAAGGACGTTTCCATGGCGGAGGAGTTGGCCCCTCGCGTCGTTGAAGCGGGGCCTCATGAGAAGCATGGTGATTGCAATGGTGCGTGAGGTCTTCTTCGGTCCGGACGGCGACGATCGTCTGAGAACCCTACTTTCCGAGGCCCGTCAGCGAGGGGCTGAGCTGGCGGTGCTGCCGGAGCTTGCCCTCATGCCCTGGCGTCCCGCGTCGCGCACGCCCGTCGACAGCGATGCCGAGCCATTGCGAGGGGCGACGTTCGAGCGACTTTCGCGGGCGGCGCGCTACGAGGCCATCGGTGTGCTGGGGGGGCTCATCGAGCTCGACCCGCAGTCGGGGCGTCGACACGGGACCGCGGTCCTGGTTGATGCGTACGGCCAGTACGTGTCGCACTATCGCAAGACGCACGTCCCTCAAGAAGAGGGGTTCTGGGAGGGCGATCACTACGACGCGGGCGATGATGTCCCGCAGGTCATCGAGGGCTCACCGCTGCGTCTGGGGGTGCAGATCT
This window of the Pseudomonadota bacterium genome carries:
- a CDS encoding fibronectin-binding domain-containing protein, whose amino-acid sequence is AGLEVLRGLLLAGISRARDRVVRRAAAQERDLEKAEQFEQWRQYGDLLTANMYRVPHRATEITLEDYMHDGALVRIPLDPDKSASENAQAYYERYRKSKRGVDAIADVITRSQHDIAYLDSLASSVETAVERDELREIEAQMMAEGLLSGTPRKRPRSLAAKPRRYEKGGYDILVGRNPRQNELLTLRMARPEDWWLHARQIPGAHVVIRGKGGEAVPPDDVIRAAARLAAGFSRAASAGRVAVDYTRVKHVKKPPGTPAGYVTYSREQTVDVAPGIDLEEAAQ
- a CDS encoding carboxypeptidase; translation: MATRKPRGVAYDPSRYYKYEALTAYMHAVAEAYPHLVKVHSIGRSPHGRDLWLAEVTNTATGPADEKPAYWMDGNTHATELAGSAACLYALHHFTQGFNVDPDVTRLLDTRTVYILPRLSPDGAEYCLETGDYLRSVNRPYPFEERWEGLRPCDVNGDGRILQMRVRDRRGEWKVCDTDRRLLVKRAPDDHEGEFYRIFREGMIEDWDQFRVEVKPSPYRMDFNRNYPYNWVPEFDQGGAGNYPLSEPETRAVVDFLHAHPNICGVNTYHTYSAVILRPFSMKPDEDMPVGDLDTYKALGARGTAFTGYPCMSVYHDFRDHPKDFIRGGFDDMCYEHLGVFAFTTEIWSIGKAAGLDVKDPMKFLCERTTEDMLAIFAWHDREKIDAFVDWTPFEHPQLGPVEIGGWQTLFSWSNPPPRFLPEICDQLTRFSMAHALASPRLVLERFDEEVLSRKPVLRKITLAVANEGYLPTNVTEIARKRRISRPIEVELSLPSGVELVMGERRVEVDHLDGISNVVNAGYADTTYYRGTTERHRQKIEWLVRGAGEIGVTVKSARAGVLRATTAR
- a CDS encoding DNA mismatch repair protein MutS, with amino-acid sequence MLPPVDPRSAHVARLEASRATREAAWAQVRTLGTARLVVFLVFVALAWLVTERHALAGAWLWIPFAAFIALVLRHREVLARHEQARRAVSFHDDALHRLDDAWIGRGVEGTRFIDPAHPYSGDLDLFGPGSLFELLCGARTAAGEACLARWLCAPADLDTVRERQRAVDELRGRLALREALATVCDARGVIDGERLTRWGDRELTLTSPVTRIVAAVLGGLSFAALLAWGAGLDARPFLALFALGQLFALWPREAVSQVTRGIDGPRHDLSLLADFLACIEGERVASPLLQSLWQRLEGQPSVRLRALITRMEYAEAMRNIFFAPFGVVLLWSTQVACAIEAWRARDGARVGVWVEVLGEIEALLSLAALAFESPADVFPELEKSGPVFDGAGLAHPLLPRARAVPNDVRLDGGMQLMLVSGSNMAGKSSLLRTVGVNTVLALAGGTVRATSLRISLLAVGACMRIHDSLQQGVSHFYAEITRLRHIVDLAGQPGRPLLFLLDEILHGTNSHDRRIGAEAVVRSLIARGALGLVTTHDLALTGIVEALAPRAINVHLQDEMIDGVMRFDYTLRAGVVEHSNAVALMRAVGLDV
- a CDS encoding O-antigen ligase domain-containing protein, yielding MATEAHEPSCSPPPTARVLFTVLGALLCVAGWGKLEINLGTWLHVSLGGSASGVFRLLLLTYLATRIAARDIDLRRTGWLREPFVWLCLVAIASPLWNDPDPAWPVRRHDTAQIFSLVLPALIVYSSTRYLLDQGFHVFSLPLLRILDVALTLVSAQVLISAPTVLTDLHQVDSNYEHHTHIAMRMVMAMPITLGLLFSDRRRAEEEGQAASGPGRQALYLLLLALQAIGLMIAHSRIGFIAFAVVMAHGALNATSARLRRAMVVASLGLALAALAVPQVRASVSSLLHLRTEENYQRRVVIYQTNLALMARHPWLGLGFSSRTFLYAGRALEGETFEYEHPHNLYMQIPVYLGLPGTACLVALLISIGAATRRLRERVAEDQAPLLLGLRGALVGLAVMNLAETVLSSERLTFMVPVLIAFVMSWSRLVSAAPQASTGDQTSSPTARMRATALLCSTTPARSV
- a CDS encoding carbon-nitrogen hydrolase family protein, translating into MAFSRAGSRRVGAGGWLTLPTRTPWSGERSAQVGAVSNSRQTIRAILRTSHLPCRGFALRVRIPPRVLRTFPWRRSWPLASLKRGLMRSMVIAMVREVFFGPDGDDRLRTLLSEARQRGAELAVLPELALMPWRPASRTPVDSDAEPLRGATFERLSRAARYEAIGVLGGLIELDPQSGRRHGTAVLVDAYGQYVSHYRKTHVPQEEGFWEGDHYDAGDDVPQVIEGSPLRLGVQICSDVNRPQGTHLLSAQGAEVVLCPRATEEATFPRWRTVLTANALVGSCYVLSVPRPRPEAGVLLGGPSFAVAPNGTVLVETEDTLSYVEVERDAVEHARHAYPGYLAVRAPLYAQGWAALGEQRRDWRR